In the Microcebus murinus isolate Inina chromosome 14, M.murinus_Inina_mat1.0, whole genome shotgun sequence genome, one interval contains:
- the LOC105878991 gene encoding small ubiquitin-related modifier 1-like, translating into MSDQEAKPSTEDLGDKKEGEYIKLKVIGQDSSEIHFKVKMTTHLKKLKESYCQRQGVPMNSLRFLFEGQRIADNHTPKELGMEEEDVIEVYQEQTGVHSTV; encoded by the coding sequence ATGTCTGACCAGGAGGCAAAACCTTCAACCGAGGACTTGGGGGATAAGAAGGAAGGAGAATACATTAAACTTAAAGTCATTGGACAGGATAGCAGTGAGATTCACTTCAAAGTGAAAATGACAACACATCTCAAGAAACTCAAAGAATCATACTGTCAAAGACAGGGAGTTCCAATGAATTCACTCAGGTTTCTCTTTGAAGGTCAGAGAATTGCTGATAATCATACTCCAAAAGAACTGGGAATGGAGGAAGAAGATGTGATTGAAGTTTATCAGGAACAAACGGGGGTTCATTCAACAGTTtag